A stretch of Syntrophaceae bacterium DNA encodes these proteins:
- a CDS encoding PilZ domain-containing protein produces the protein MKKKPARKVQNQRRYSRVNTYLPIAVRRVEAKPAAELKSRVEQDPIIVDFTTPPSLDNASLAEVLSRLDSKLSAILSLLVPEQRGFTALSFRVMNLSANGMRFSSPEPFDLGELLELKLVLYGRPHVLLTIHGKVTRSVEQKQGFNISIRFVSETEEVRDAFLRYDFAEHRSFLRHIVEKGSRDANLLLVNR, from the coding sequence TTGAAGAAGAAACCAGCCAGAAAGGTACAGAACCAGCGTCGGTATTCCCGGGTCAACACCTACCTGCCGATTGCCGTGCGGCGCGTCGAGGCAAAACCGGCCGCGGAATTGAAATCAAGGGTGGAACAGGATCCCATTATTGTGGACTTCACAACGCCTCCCTCCCTGGACAATGCATCACTGGCCGAAGTGCTCTCCCGCCTGGACAGCAAGCTCTCGGCCATCCTGAGCCTTCTGGTGCCCGAGCAGCGGGGCTTCACAGCCCTGTCCTTCCGGGTCATGAACCTGAGCGCAAACGGCATGCGTTTTTCTTCCCCTGAGCCCTTCGATCTCGGCGAGCTTCTTGAGCTGAAACTGGTCCTCTACGGCCGGCCCCATGTCCTGCTTACGATACACGGAAAAGTGACCCGGTCCGTTGAGCAAAAACAGGGCTTTAACATTTCCATTCGTTTTGTTTCTGAAACGGAGGAGGTCCGGGATGCGTTTCTTCGCTATGATTTCGCCGAGCACCGATCCTTTCTCCGTCATATCGTCGAAAAGGGGAGCCGCGACGCCAACCTGCTGCTGGTGAATCGTTGA
- a CDS encoding ABC transporter substrate-binding protein, translating into MPLMKKVFTSAMLFSLVLLLAGCGGDGKLKDLRIGLIAELTGESSAVGISCRNAAELAVREINSGGGLVIGSRKYKVELLVADSGGQAEASAAAARKLIDSDKVVAIVGPNESRFAIPASDAAEIAGTVLISPSSTTPRTTLDAKTGGPKKYVFRACYIDPFQGQVLAKFARNEEKAETAAVLFDGSSDYSRGIAEVFRDVFLRKGGKVVAFESYDPGDKDFTTPLMKIKNAGPDVIFLPNHYTEVPNQIRRARKIGIHAPFLGSDSWGTADLLKSCGKDCDGIYFSTHFSVEMATPSARAFVESYRKAYSVLPDDVAALTYDSFGLLWQALRTAGRLDRQAVRDALARIPEYDGVTGIMQFREGSGDPIKSAVMMKIQDGRFVWSANANP; encoded by the coding sequence ATGCCGCTCATGAAGAAGGTGTTTACATCCGCGATGCTGTTCTCGCTCGTGCTGCTCCTGGCCGGCTGCGGCGGCGACGGCAAGCTGAAGGATCTCCGGATCGGACTGATTGCGGAACTGACGGGCGAATCCTCCGCAGTGGGCATCTCCTGCAGAAACGCCGCCGAGCTGGCCGTCCGGGAAATCAACAGCGGAGGAGGCCTTGTGATCGGGAGCAGGAAATACAAAGTCGAGCTCCTCGTTGCGGACAGCGGCGGCCAGGCGGAGGCATCGGCCGCGGCGGCCAGGAAGCTGATCGACAGCGACAAGGTCGTGGCCATCGTCGGACCCAACGAAAGCCGCTTTGCGATCCCCGCCTCGGATGCCGCCGAGATCGCCGGGACCGTCCTCATATCGCCTTCATCCACCACTCCCAGAACAACCTTGGATGCCAAAACGGGGGGGCCCAAGAAATACGTGTTCCGGGCCTGCTACATCGATCCGTTCCAGGGGCAGGTCCTGGCAAAATTCGCCCGCAACGAGGAAAAGGCCGAAACGGCCGCCGTCCTTTTTGACGGTTCGTCGGATTACAGCAGAGGCATCGCGGAGGTCTTTCGGGACGTCTTCCTTAGAAAGGGAGGGAAGGTCGTGGCGTTTGAATCCTATGACCCCGGTGACAAGGACTTCACCACCCCGTTGATGAAAATCAAAAATGCCGGGCCGGACGTGATTTTCCTCCCCAATCATTACACGGAAGTTCCCAACCAGATCCGGCGGGCCAGGAAGATCGGGATTCATGCCCCATTCCTCGGCAGCGACTCCTGGGGTACGGCGGATCTTCTGAAATCATGCGGGAAAGACTGCGACGGCATTTATTTCAGCACCCACTTTTCCGTGGAAATGGCAACGCCGTCTGCCAGGGCATTTGTGGAGTCCTACAGAAAAGCGTATAGCGTCCTGCCCGACGATGTGGCCGCCCTGACCTACGACTCCTTCGGCCTTCTCTGGCAGGCCCTCCGGACGGCGGGCAGGCTGGACCGCCAGGCCGTGCGGGACGCACTGGCCAGGATCCCCGAATACGACGGGGTCACCGGGATCATGCAGTTCCGGGAAGGTTCGGGGGACCCGATCAAGAGCGCCGTCATGATGAAGATCCAGGACGGGCGGTTCGTGTGGTCCGCCAACGCCAATCCGTGA
- a CDS encoding branched-chain amino acid ABC transporter permease: MKNRNAILFILFAAVLATLPPFLNAYWVDVLNAIGIYAILGLSLNLIVGHAGLFNLGHAAFFAIGAYTAAILNTTFGIPILWLLPVSALAAGLFAAVVARPIVHLRGDYLCIVTIGVGEIVRIALVNDVFGITGGANGIFDISRPSVFGLTIRTPYEFFYLIWFFLGVTIVLFHFLENSRFGRALNYLREDEVAAEGSGIPTARYKLAVFALGAAWAGMVGLIFASKMTIIAPESFSFWESVLMFTLIILGGAGSIPGVLLGAALIVGIPEIFRDLANARMLVFGAAMVVMMIFRTEGIIPQRPRVYRLEETPGEERP, encoded by the coding sequence ATGAAGAACAGAAACGCCATCCTTTTCATCCTGTTTGCTGCCGTCCTGGCGACGTTGCCCCCGTTCCTGAACGCCTACTGGGTGGACGTCCTCAACGCGATCGGAATCTATGCCATCCTGGGACTCAGCCTCAACCTGATCGTGGGGCATGCAGGACTGTTCAACCTGGGCCATGCGGCCTTCTTCGCCATCGGGGCCTATACGGCGGCCATCCTCAACACGACCTTCGGCATTCCCATCCTGTGGCTCCTTCCCGTTTCCGCCCTGGCCGCCGGCCTTTTCGCCGCGGTGGTGGCCCGTCCCATCGTTCATCTCCGGGGCGATTACCTGTGCATCGTCACGATCGGCGTCGGCGAGATCGTCCGCATCGCCCTCGTCAACGACGTATTCGGGATCACCGGAGGGGCCAACGGGATTTTCGACATTTCACGACCATCGGTTTTCGGACTGACCATCCGGACGCCTTACGAATTTTTCTACCTGATCTGGTTCTTCCTGGGAGTCACCATCGTCCTGTTCCACTTCCTGGAGAACTCCCGATTCGGCCGGGCTCTCAACTACCTCCGGGAGGATGAGGTGGCGGCCGAGGGCAGCGGCATCCCGACGGCACGCTACAAGCTCGCAGTCTTCGCCCTGGGGGCCGCCTGGGCGGGAATGGTGGGATTGATCTTCGCCTCCAAGATGACGATCATCGCCCCCGAGTCCTTCAGCTTCTGGGAATCGGTCCTGATGTTCACGCTCATCATCCTGGGAGGAGCGGGAAGCATCCCCGGCGTGCTCCTGGGCGCCGCTCTCATCGTCGGAATCCCCGAGATCTTCCGGGATCTTGCCAACGCCCGGATGCTTGTGTTTGGCGCCGCCATGGTGGTGATGATGATCTTCCGCACGGAAGGGATCATTCCCCAGCGGCCCCGGGTTTACCGGCTTGAGGAAACTCCCGGGGAGGAACGGCCTTGA
- a CDS encoding ABC transporter ATP-binding protein, which yields MGQLLEIRNLHVCYGNVKVLHGIDLSVEEGEIVSLLGANGAGKSTTLLAVSGLVRSSEGTISLDRDAIQRLPAHEVVKRGITQAPEGRRIFGTLTVDENLTLGGFVRSDNEGIEETRAWVYRLFPVLGQRREQLGGTLSGGEQQMLTIGRALMAKPRILLLDEPSLGLAPLLVQTIFQTIREINRAGLTVLLVEQNARAALKLAHRGYVMELGRIVLEDSAANLLANQDIQKAYLGGSHA from the coding sequence ATGGGCCAACTTCTGGAAATACGAAACCTGCATGTCTGTTACGGGAACGTGAAAGTCCTGCATGGGATCGACCTGTCCGTGGAGGAAGGGGAGATCGTTTCGCTGCTCGGGGCCAACGGTGCGGGAAAATCGACGACGCTCCTGGCCGTCAGTGGTCTCGTCCGCTCTTCCGAGGGGACGATTTCCCTGGACCGGGATGCCATCCAACGGCTTCCCGCTCACGAGGTTGTAAAGCGCGGGATTACCCAGGCACCGGAAGGCAGGCGGATCTTTGGAACCCTGACGGTGGACGAGAACCTGACGCTGGGCGGCTTCGTCCGTTCGGATAACGAGGGAATCGAAGAGACCCGCGCCTGGGTGTACCGGTTGTTTCCCGTACTCGGTCAGCGCCGGGAACAACTCGGCGGGACGCTGTCCGGGGGAGAGCAGCAGATGCTCACCATCGGGCGGGCCCTCATGGCGAAGCCAAGGATTCTTCTTCTCGACGAGCCTTCGCTCGGCCTGGCGCCTCTTCTCGTCCAGACGATCTTTCAGACCATTCGGGAAATCAATCGGGCCGGACTGACGGTCCTCCTTGTGGAGCAGAACGCCCGGGCGGCCCTGAAACTGGCCCACCGCGGATATGTGATGGAACTGGGGCGTATCGTCCTGGAGGATTCGGCTGCGAACCTGCTTGCCAACCAGGATATTCAGAAGGCCTACCTCGGGGGAAGTCACGCCTGA
- the meaB gene encoding methylmalonyl Co-A mutase-associated GTPase MeaB gives MEKVKKIKAGDVRTASRLIRHLEDGVDEARATIKHIFPLTGKAHVIGITGSPGAGKSTLVDGLVECFRKRDKTVGVLAVDPTSPFTGGAILGDRIRMQRHAEDPGVFVRSLATRGALGGLAKAVGDSIHVMDVMGMDMVIVETVGTGQQEVDIINHSHTVVVVLIPGMGDEIQAIKAGIMEIADVFVINKADREGSSKLRRELMAMLDMAPPNTFPGGWRPPILRVENAFEPDGFGKSLEEMTATIEEHYNHLVKHDLLGSRIRRKAVVELNEAVRTCVLEPVLKGLVASGEMDGMVEKLLKKESDPYTLAEEIAGRFLKSLD, from the coding sequence ATGGAAAAAGTAAAAAAAATCAAGGCGGGGGACGTACGGACGGCCTCCCGCCTCATCCGTCACCTGGAAGACGGCGTTGACGAGGCCCGTGCTACCATCAAGCACATCTTCCCCCTCACCGGAAAGGCCCACGTGATCGGTATCACCGGCTCGCCCGGGGCGGGAAAGAGCACCCTGGTGGACGGCCTTGTCGAGTGTTTCCGGAAGCGGGATAAAACAGTGGGCGTCCTCGCCGTGGATCCCACCAGCCCTTTTACAGGGGGAGCCATCCTGGGCGATCGGATCCGCATGCAGCGACATGCGGAAGACCCGGGCGTCTTCGTCCGCAGTCTGGCAACCCGGGGCGCCCTGGGCGGCCTGGCGAAAGCCGTCGGCGACTCTATCCACGTCATGGACGTCATGGGGATGGACATGGTGATTGTGGAGACCGTCGGCACCGGCCAGCAGGAAGTGGACATCATCAACCACTCCCACACGGTTGTCGTGGTGCTGATTCCGGGGATGGGAGACGAGATTCAGGCCATCAAGGCGGGGATCATGGAAATCGCCGATGTTTTCGTGATCAACAAGGCCGACCGGGAAGGCTCGTCGAAACTGCGGCGGGAACTCATGGCCATGCTGGACATGGCGCCGCCGAATACATTCCCTGGAGGCTGGCGGCCACCCATCCTCCGGGTGGAGAACGCCTTCGAGCCGGATGGATTCGGAAAGAGCCTGGAGGAAATGACAGCCACGATCGAGGAGCACTACAATCACCTGGTGAAACACGACCTCCTGGGTTCCCGGATCCGGCGAAAGGCAGTGGTGGAGCTCAATGAGGCCGTTCGTACGTGCGTTCTCGAACCGGTTTTGAAAGGACTCGTCGCTTCCGGAGAAATGGATGGGATGGTCGAGAAGCTCCTTAAGAAAGAGTCCGATCCATACACCCTGGCGGAAGAGATTGCCGGGCGGTTCCTGAAAAGCTTGGACTGA
- a CDS encoding epoxyqueuosine reductase: MDDIRSELKIALYRKGAALLGFADLRDLPSGCRMDLPIGLSIAVPLEPAVVSGIGAGPTQSYFEEYGRVNRILAELGLAAAEILADRGWEAVPAEPTREVFSSDFRTPLPHKTVATRAGLGWIGRNALLITEPYGSAVRLMTVLTDAPFTVSPPVETSRCGTCRLCVDTCPGRAPRGEEWQAGLDRDDILDVHACYTAARDLSGRAGIGATTICGICIACCPWTKRYLKQSLRTGRPG, translated from the coding sequence ATGGACGACATCCGCTCCGAGCTGAAAATCGCCCTCTACCGAAAAGGGGCGGCCCTCCTGGGATTCGCGGATCTTCGGGATCTTCCATCCGGCTGCAGGATGGACCTGCCGATCGGCCTTTCCATTGCAGTGCCCCTCGAGCCGGCGGTCGTTTCCGGCATCGGGGCGGGACCGACACAATCCTATTTTGAGGAATACGGACGGGTCAACCGGATCCTGGCCGAACTCGGCCTGGCCGCCGCGGAAATCCTTGCCGACAGGGGATGGGAGGCCGTTCCCGCGGAGCCGACCCGGGAAGTCTTTTCCTCCGACTTCCGGACACCTCTTCCCCACAAGACCGTCGCCACCCGCGCGGGGCTGGGCTGGATCGGCCGCAACGCCCTTTTGATCACGGAGCCCTACGGTTCCGCGGTCCGTCTCATGACGGTCCTTACCGATGCTCCCTTTACGGTCTCTCCTCCGGTCGAAACGTCCCGCTGCGGGACCTGCAGGCTGTGCGTGGATACATGCCCCGGCCGGGCGCCGCGGGGAGAAGAATGGCAGGCAGGACTGGACCGGGATGACATCCTGGACGTCCATGCCTGCTATACCGCCGCCCGTGATCTCTCCGGCCGGGCGGGCATCGGCGCCACCACGATCTGCGGCATCTGCATCGCCTGCTGTCCCTGGACGAAGCGTTACCTGAAGCAGAGTCTCCGTACCGGCCGGCCCGGATAG
- a CDS encoding cobalamin B12-binding domain-containing protein: protein MADKKLRIMVAKPGLDGHDRGARVLARCFRDAGFEVIYTGCHQTPEQIAAAAIQEDVDIVGLSCLSGAHRYLFPAVVTLLKDKGADDITVIGGGIIPDQDFKLMFDAGLKAIFTPGATLDSIVEWINTNVQPRA, encoded by the coding sequence ATGGCAGACAAGAAACTGCGAATCATGGTTGCGAAACCGGGCCTGGACGGTCATGACCGGGGAGCCCGCGTACTGGCCCGCTGTTTCCGCGATGCGGGTTTTGAAGTCATCTATACGGGCTGCCATCAGACGCCCGAACAGATCGCTGCGGCGGCCATCCAGGAAGACGTGGACATTGTCGGACTGAGCTGCCTGTCGGGAGCCCACCGTTATCTGTTCCCGGCAGTGGTGACGCTACTGAAGGATAAGGGTGCGGACGATATCACCGTCATCGGCGGCGGGATCATTCCGGACCAGGATTTCAAACTCATGTTTGATGCCGGCCTCAAGGCGATTTTTACGCCGGGGGCCACGCTCGACAGCATCGTAGAATGGATCAACACGAATGTTCAACCAAGGGCATGA
- a CDS encoding ABC transporter ATP-binding protein, whose translation MTALLSLQDLTKSFGGLTAVNRVSFDVAAGSIVGLIGPNGAGKTTVFNLITGNYKPDAGRILFEGKPVNGLLTSNIVTLGIARTFQTIRLFQSMSVLENVLAGCHCRMRAGFISSMLRTPSQRREEREAVAKALRELSFVGLHEQVNQLSRNLSYGNQRLLEIARALATEPRFLILDEPAGGMNEQETALLVGLIGRIRDRGITVLLIEHDMSLVMKACEKVVVLENGEMIAEGTPEQVKEDPKVIEAYLGVAEEG comes from the coding sequence TTGACAGCCCTGCTCTCGCTTCAGGATCTCACCAAGTCCTTCGGCGGCCTCACGGCGGTGAACCGCGTGTCCTTCGACGTGGCGGCGGGAAGCATCGTCGGGCTCATCGGCCCCAACGGCGCCGGCAAAACGACCGTCTTCAACCTGATCACGGGCAACTACAAGCCCGACGCGGGCCGGATCCTCTTCGAGGGAAAACCCGTCAACGGCCTGCTTACCTCGAACATCGTGACCCTCGGCATCGCCCGGACCTTCCAGACGATCCGGCTGTTCCAGAGCATGTCCGTGCTGGAGAACGTCCTGGCGGGTTGCCACTGCCGCATGAGAGCCGGATTCATTTCGTCCATGCTCCGTACTCCGTCGCAGCGGCGGGAAGAGCGGGAGGCCGTGGCGAAGGCCTTGCGGGAGCTGTCTTTCGTCGGTCTCCACGAGCAAGTGAACCAGCTCTCCCGGAATCTGTCCTACGGGAATCAGCGTCTGCTGGAAATTGCCCGGGCGCTGGCGACGGAGCCCCGCTTCCTGATCCTGGACGAGCCGGCGGGGGGGATGAACGAGCAGGAAACGGCCCTGCTGGTGGGTCTGATCGGGCGGATCCGGGACCGCGGGATCACAGTGCTCCTCATCGAGCACGACATGTCCCTCGTGATGAAGGCCTGCGAGAAGGTCGTGGTGCTGGAAAACGGGGAGATGATCGCTGAAGGCACGCCGGAGCAGGTAAAGGAAGACCCCAAGGTCATCGAGGCCTACCTCGGAGTTGCGGAGGAAGGCTGA
- a CDS encoding PilT/PilU family type 4a pilus ATPase translates to MKRFEETIQQAIREGSSDVHIIPGHRAAYRKHGRINFYGAQLWGARDIDDLVRKILSPEQLQALQERLSVDFATSLFRARLRINIFSNSRGLSLAVRILPGNPPTIDDLNLHPCLHEISSLESGLVLFCGATGVGKTSTIAAVIDEINASRLGHIITLENPIEYRFQSKKCVIQQRELGVDMPSFYQGLIDILREDPDVIVVGELRDPETMRLTLNAAESGHLVIGTLHASSVEDAIYRLLNSFPPDSQDAVRIQLASVVSWLIIQDLVALKGLNFRVPLLSILRGTTSVKNVIRDNKLHQIEGFLQTGRGSGMFSADRYMEEFLVTRQKFVSPIEVFRPSEESAQEPMYHSVLLRKGAYAAFPSEPDASEAEFMRRVTMSRPVTPRMSHDVESIENLLSIEEEASIEELIKEFEKR, encoded by the coding sequence ATGAAGCGTTTCGAGGAAACGATTCAGCAGGCCATCCGGGAAGGATCCTCCGATGTTCACATCATCCCCGGCCATCGGGCGGCCTACAGGAAGCACGGCCGGATCAATTTCTACGGCGCGCAACTCTGGGGCGCACGGGATATCGATGATCTCGTCCGCAAGATCCTCTCCCCGGAACAGCTCCAGGCGCTCCAGGAGCGCCTCTCTGTCGACTTTGCCACAAGCCTTTTCCGGGCCCGCCTGCGCATCAACATATTCAGCAACAGCCGCGGACTGAGCCTGGCCGTTCGCATCCTCCCGGGGAATCCTCCCACGATCGACGATCTGAACCTCCATCCGTGCCTCCACGAAATCAGCTCGCTGGAATCAGGACTGGTCCTGTTCTGCGGGGCTACGGGCGTCGGAAAAACATCCACCATCGCCGCCGTTATCGATGAGATAAACGCCAGCCGGCTGGGGCACATCATCACGCTGGAAAATCCCATCGAATATCGCTTTCAGTCCAAGAAGTGCGTCATCCAGCAGCGGGAACTTGGCGTGGACATGCCATCCTTTTACCAGGGGCTCATTGACATTCTTCGGGAAGACCCGGATGTGATCGTTGTCGGCGAACTCCGCGATCCCGAGACCATGCGGCTGACCCTCAACGCGGCCGAGTCCGGCCATCTGGTCATCGGCACCCTGCATGCGTCCAGCGTGGAAGATGCAATCTACCGTCTCCTGAATTCCTTCCCACCGGACTCCCAGGATGCCGTCCGGATCCAACTTGCCTCGGTCGTCTCCTGGCTGATCATTCAGGATCTGGTTGCCCTCAAGGGACTCAACTTCCGGGTTCCTCTGCTTTCCATTCTGCGGGGAACCACATCTGTGAAAAACGTGATTCGCGACAACAAGCTGCACCAGATCGAGGGATTTCTCCAGACCGGCAGGGGCAGCGGCATGTTCTCCGCCGATCGTTACATGGAGGAGTTCCTGGTCACCCGTCAGAAGTTCGTCTCGCCGATAGAGGTCTTCCGCCCATCGGAAGAATCGGCCCAGGAGCCGATGTATCATTCGGTTCTCCTGAGGAAGGGAGCCTATGCGGCTTTCCCGAGCGAGCCGGACGCATCGGAGGCTGAATTCATGCGCCGTGTCACGATGAGCCGACCCGTCACCCCGCGCATGAGCCACGACGTCGAAAGCATCGAGAACCTGCTGAGCATCGAGGAAGAGGCCTCCATTGAAGAGCTCATCAAGGAATTCGAGAAAAGATAA
- a CDS encoding methylmalonyl-CoA mutase family protein: protein MYFATEVLTQSSELRKKWEDEVRKVISKNADQKPEALWSTVSDLPIRRLYGPEDIKDMDFVQDIGYPGQFPFLRGNQATGYRGKYWTFRMFSGMGDAKTTNQRWHLLLKEGQTGLSTAFDFPTLMGYDTDSPKARGECGKCGVAIDTLEDFLQLVEGIPMDRVTTSMTINPPATALWAMYCAAAEIRGIPLNKIGGTIQNDMLKEFIAQKTLMCPPEPSVKLISDTVEFGTKHVPRWNTISISGYHIREAGATAVQELAFTLRDGMEYVEDVIRRKGLDVDSFAPRLSFFFNSHIDFFEEIAKLRAARRIWAKAMRDRYKAKDERSWWMRFHTQTAGCSLTAQQPYNNVVRTATEALAAVLGGTQSLHTNSLDEVLCLPSDHAVQIALRTQQIIAEETGAANTIDPLAGSYFIEALTNEMEEKAWEYIHKIDEMGGMVAAIEKGYPQLEIADSAYKYQRQIDAGEKIMIGINKYVTADEAPIPFLEIDDSVEKEQIERLSAVRRKRDNKTVKRCLDDLKGACKKGENVMPYCIEAVKNLASVQEICDVYREVFGEYRDPGLY, encoded by the coding sequence GTGTATTTCGCAACGGAAGTGTTAACGCAGTCGAGTGAGCTCCGGAAGAAGTGGGAGGACGAGGTCCGGAAGGTGATCTCCAAGAACGCCGACCAGAAGCCCGAGGCGCTCTGGTCCACCGTCTCGGATCTTCCCATCCGGCGGCTCTACGGGCCCGAGGACATCAAGGACATGGACTTCGTCCAGGACATCGGGTATCCGGGCCAGTTTCCGTTCCTCAGGGGCAACCAGGCGACGGGGTACCGGGGGAAGTACTGGACGTTCCGCATGTTCTCCGGCATGGGGGACGCCAAGACAACGAACCAGCGGTGGCATCTCTTGCTCAAGGAGGGACAGACGGGGCTTTCCACGGCCTTCGACTTCCCGACCCTGATGGGGTATGACACCGATTCGCCGAAGGCCCGCGGGGAATGTGGAAAGTGCGGCGTTGCCATCGACACCCTGGAGGATTTTCTCCAGCTCGTCGAAGGTATCCCCATGGACCGGGTGACGACGTCCATGACAATCAACCCGCCGGCGACGGCCCTCTGGGCCATGTACTGCGCCGCCGCTGAGATCAGGGGGATTCCCCTGAACAAGATCGGCGGGACGATCCAGAACGACATGCTGAAGGAGTTCATCGCCCAGAAGACCCTGATGTGCCCTCCCGAGCCGTCGGTCAAACTGATCAGCGACACCGTCGAGTTCGGCACCAAGCATGTCCCCCGGTGGAACACCATCTCCATCAGCGGCTACCACATCCGGGAGGCCGGCGCCACGGCCGTGCAGGAGCTGGCTTTTACTCTCCGGGACGGCATGGAGTATGTGGAGGATGTCATCCGCCGCAAGGGGCTCGATGTGGATTCCTTCGCGCCGCGGTTGTCCTTCTTCTTCAATTCCCACATCGATTTCTTCGAGGAGATCGCCAAGCTCAGGGCGGCCCGGAGGATCTGGGCCAAGGCCATGAGGGACCGTTACAAGGCCAAGGACGAGCGGTCCTGGTGGATGCGGTTTCATACACAGACGGCGGGCTGCTCCCTGACAGCGCAGCAGCCCTATAACAACGTCGTCCGCACGGCCACGGAGGCTCTGGCGGCCGTCCTCGGCGGGACCCAGTCGCTCCACACGAACTCCCTCGACGAAGTGCTCTGCCTGCCCTCCGACCACGCGGTCCAGATCGCGCTCCGGACCCAGCAGATCATCGCCGAGGAAACAGGTGCGGCCAACACCATCGACCCGCTGGCAGGCTCCTACTTCATCGAGGCCCTGACGAACGAGATGGAGGAGAAGGCCTGGGAGTACATTCACAAGATCGACGAGATGGGCGGCATGGTCGCCGCCATCGAGAAAGGGTATCCCCAGCTGGAGATCGCCGACTCGGCCTACAAGTACCAGCGCCAGATCGACGCCGGGGAGAAGATCATGATCGGTATCAACAAGTACGTGACTGCCGATGAAGCGCCCATCCCGTTCCTGGAGATCGACGACAGCGTCGAGAAGGAGCAGATCGAACGCCTCAGCGCCGTCCGCCGGAAGCGCGACAACAAGACCGTGAAGCGCTGCCTGGACGACCTCAAGGGCGCCTGCAAGAAGGGCGAGAACGTCATGCCCTACTGCATCGAGGCCGTGAAGAATCTGGCCAGCGTGCAGGAGATCTGCGACGTCTACCGCGAAGTGTTCGGTGAATACCGCGATCCGGGACTCTACTAA
- a CDS encoding DMT family transporter, producing the protein MDNQKKAYGYALATVLLWSTVASAFKITLRYLSFLEMLFLASLTSAAAIFGILCIQGKLRLLRGMTRREWLHSAILGLLNPFAYYLILFKAYDLLPAQEAQPLNYTWPIMLVLLSALILRQKIRTASLFAILLSFAGVLVISTRGDLQSLRFTNPTGAALALSSSILWALFWLFNVKDARDEVLKLFLCFIFGTAYTLVALALFAPLREPSLPGLLGACYIGLFEMGITFVLWLKALTLSRSTAQVGNLIYLSPFVSLFFIAVTVGEPILPSTVLGLSFIVAGVVLQQRFS; encoded by the coding sequence ATGGACAACCAGAAGAAGGCCTATGGGTACGCCCTGGCAACAGTGCTGCTTTGGTCGACGGTGGCCTCGGCATTCAAGATCACTTTGCGCTACCTGTCGTTCCTGGAGATGCTTTTCCTTGCGTCCCTGACGTCTGCGGCGGCGATCTTCGGGATTCTCTGCATCCAGGGAAAACTGCGACTACTCAGGGGCATGACCCGTCGGGAATGGCTCCATTCGGCGATCCTGGGATTGCTGAACCCGTTTGCCTATTACCTGATTCTCTTCAAGGCCTACGACCTCCTCCCCGCCCAGGAGGCCCAGCCCCTGAATTACACCTGGCCCATCATGCTGGTTCTCCTGTCCGCCCTGATTCTTCGCCAGAAGATCCGCACTGCGAGCTTGTTCGCAATCCTCCTCAGTTTTGCCGGGGTTCTGGTTATATCCACCCGGGGGGATCTCCAGAGTCTCCGGTTCACCAACCCGACAGGTGCGGCCCTGGCCCTCTCCAGTTCCATCCTGTGGGCCCTCTTCTGGCTCTTTAACGTAAAAGATGCCCGGGACGAGGTTCTCAAACTGTTCCTCTGCTTCATTTTCGGTACGGCCTATACACTGGTGGCCCTCGCCCTGTTTGCTCCCCTGCGCGAGCCATCGCTTCCGGGTCTTCTGGGTGCATGCTACATAGGCCTGTTCGAGATGGGCATTACCTTCGTCCTCTGGCTGAAGGCCCTGACCCTGTCCCGGAGCACCGCCCAGGTGGGCAACCTGATCTATCTCTCCCCTTTCGTTTCCCTTTTCTTCATTGCCGTGACGGTCGGCGAGCCGATTCTTCCTTCCACGGTTTTGGGACTGTCTTTCATCGTGGCGGGCGTGGTTCTCCAGCAACGCTTCTCATGA